The DNA segment TCCACCATAACATCCCGCATCGTGGAGAAATCCGCCTTGCCCACCGGCTGTCCCGTCAAGGCCCGGACGTTATCGGAAGCTGGGGACAGAGCCAGCTTGGCGACATGGTCACCGAAGCGGATAGCACCTTGCGTATGGTAGCTCTCGCCGAGCGGATGATGGTTGTCGCGCGCCAAACCTTCGAGCGTCGCCCCGGGCGTCATCCCCAACGCCTCCACTGTCTTCTTGGCACCCCGCGCAGTGCCTGCGATCAGCCGCTGGAAGGTGTCGGGCGCATGCGCATTCGCCTCAAGAAGGCTCAGCATCAGCTTGTATTTGGCGATGGTGCCAAAGGCGAGGACGGGAAAGTTCACCATCAGGAAATCCTGGTTGGCGCCCCCGATATCGGGCGACAACCGCTCTCCTTCGACGCCGATTACCTTGATCGCGAATCCTCGCGGCGCAGGGATCGCGTCCGAATGAATGTCGCTGGGCGCCGAGGACAGCCGTGCGACCACGCCGTAGGTGCATGGGTGTCCGAAGATGCCCTGCCGCAGTTCCGGCGCCAGATCGTCGTGAACCGTCAACGTGCCCCTCAGGACAGCATGGGACTTGGCATGCGCGTCGCGGATCGCATGGCGGTGATGCTCGAAAGCGCAGCGGTTCCCGGCCGCCATCTGCTCGACGATCTCGGCCGTCAGGCGATCTTCATCCTCGGCGATCGTCTCGATGTCGGACGAATAGAGAAGCGGTGCTTTCAAAGCCTGACCTCGTCTGTTGCCCATGTCCCGACGCCGGTCGCGGCGCCGCTTGGCCCAGCCATTTCCCGGCAATTACCCACCAACAACACCTAGGGGAACCGAATGGTTCCCTTTCTTGCTGACTCGACCAGGTCTCTACGTGAGGCAACTATCGATGCAGGTGGCAGCGATCAGCGACACGAAGTCTCGTGGCCATGCGAAGCGAGGTCGCAGCCACTACGAGCGGCT comes from the Arthrobacter sp. Marseille-P9274 genome and includes:
- a CDS encoding catalase family protein: MGNRRGQALKAPLLYSSDIETIAEDEDRLTAEIVEQMAAGNRCAFEHHRHAIRDAHAKSHAVLRGTLTVHDDLAPELRQGIFGHPCTYGVVARLSSAPSDIHSDAIPAPRGFAIKVIGVEGERLSPDIGGANQDFLMVNFPVLAFGTIAKYKLMLSLLEANAHAPDTFQRLIAGTARGAKKTVEALGMTPGATLEGLARDNHHPLGESYHTQGAIRFGDHVAKLALSPASDNVRALTGQPVGKADFSTMRDVMVEHFAGQGAEYALSAQLCTDLAEMPVEDAAVRWDEKVSPHRPIATLRFAAQDAYAPARQVYGDDVLSFNPWNGVEAHRPLGQIMRIRRAAYERSTSYRHRMNARPRIEPDRLDDIPD